The Streptomyces tendae genome has a window encoding:
- a CDS encoding LysE family transporter: protein MSEVLAVAVITVLAVIAPGADFAMVVRGSYLYGRRTGLLGAAGVAAGVLVHVTYTMLGVGLLIASSAFLFTVVKLTGAAYLVYIGVRTFRTRAEVTVDLEHRTGLTPFAALRTGFLTNVLNPKTTLFVVSTFAQVVGPGTPLLQQAGYGLFMSLAHLLWFGVVALFFSHDRMRGLMLRGQRFLNKVIGTALAGLGVSLALAPTH, encoded by the coding sequence GTGAGCGAGGTCCTCGCCGTCGCCGTCATCACCGTCCTCGCGGTGATCGCCCCGGGCGCCGACTTCGCCATGGTGGTCCGGGGCAGCTACCTGTACGGCCGCCGCACCGGGCTGCTCGGCGCCGCCGGGGTGGCCGCCGGGGTCCTGGTGCACGTCACCTACACCATGCTCGGCGTGGGGCTGCTCATCGCCTCCTCCGCCTTCCTCTTCACCGTCGTCAAACTGACCGGCGCGGCCTACCTCGTGTACATCGGCGTCCGTACCTTCCGCACCCGCGCCGAGGTCACCGTCGACCTGGAGCACCGCACCGGCCTGACCCCGTTCGCCGCCCTGCGCACCGGGTTCCTGACCAACGTCCTCAACCCGAAGACGACCCTCTTCGTCGTCTCGACCTTCGCGCAGGTCGTCGGCCCCGGCACCCCGCTCCTCCAGCAGGCGGGCTACGGCCTGTTCATGTCGCTGGCCCACCTGCTGTGGTTCGGCGTCGTCGCGCTGTTCTTCTCCCACGACCGGATGCGCGGCCTGATGCTGCGCGGCCAGCGGTTCCTCAACAAGGTGATCGGGACCGCGCTGGCCGGCCTCGGCGTCAGTCTCGCGCTCGCTCCGACGCACTGA
- a CDS encoding EI24 domain-containing protein, whose protein sequence is MRDLGAGFRYLLRGQKWVGRHGRQYGFGLLPGLITLVLYAAALVALALWGADLVGWATPFADDWADPWAGLFRGFLTAVLFALGLLLSVLTFTAVTLLVGQPFYESLSEKVDRDVSPDGTAPESDLPLWRELWISARDSLRILARAAVWAVLLFALGFVPVAGQTVVPVIGFFVTGFFLTEELTAVALQRRGVEVRERLALLRSRKTLVWGFGTPLAVAFLVPFVAVFLMPGAVAGATLMARDLLGEETGGDDSATEPEEEGADA, encoded by the coding sequence ATGCGTGATCTAGGGGCAGGGTTCCGGTACTTGCTGAGGGGCCAGAAGTGGGTCGGCCGGCACGGCAGACAGTACGGCTTCGGGCTGCTGCCCGGACTGATCACCCTGGTGCTGTACGCGGCCGCCCTGGTCGCGCTCGCCCTGTGGGGCGCGGATCTGGTCGGCTGGGCGACGCCGTTCGCCGACGACTGGGCCGACCCCTGGGCGGGCCTGTTCCGCGGCTTCCTCACCGCCGTGCTGTTCGCGCTCGGCCTGCTGCTGAGCGTGCTCACCTTCACCGCCGTGACCCTGCTCGTCGGGCAGCCGTTCTACGAGAGCCTCTCCGAGAAGGTCGACCGGGACGTCTCGCCCGACGGCACCGCGCCCGAGTCGGACCTGCCGCTGTGGCGCGAGCTGTGGATCTCCGCCCGCGACAGCCTCCGCATCCTCGCGCGCGCGGCCGTGTGGGCGGTGCTGCTGTTCGCGCTCGGGTTCGTCCCGGTGGCCGGGCAGACCGTCGTGCCGGTGATCGGCTTCTTCGTCACCGGGTTCTTCCTCACCGAGGAGCTCACCGCCGTCGCGCTCCAGCGGCGCGGTGTGGAGGTGCGCGAGCGCCTCGCGCTGCTGCGGTCCCGGAAGACCCTCGTCTGGGGCTTCGGCACCCCGCTCGCGGTGGCCTTCCTCGTGCCGTTCGTGGCGGTGTTCCTGATGCCCGGCGCGGTCGCCGGGGCCACCCTCATGGCCCGCGACCTCCTCGGCGAGGAGACCGGGGGCGACGACAGCGCCACCGAGCCCGAGGAGGAGGGCGCCGACGCGTGA